A window of the Aquimarina spinulae genome harbors these coding sequences:
- a CDS encoding head GIN domain-containing protein produces the protein MNLNVSLKKQNVGLDMSKSFLKYIVVRCIGIWVVLFLFGCDSENASDCFQRTGTIVRKEIEVTDFTRILVNPNIELIVKEGAITSVIIETGDNLLNEVSAIVEDDRLVLSNTNDCAFFRDFNQTKIFVTAPNITEIRSGTQFDISSDGVLNYTSLTLLSEDFGENTETTTGTFNLSVDCESINVVGNNIASFFITGTVQTLDVNFASGTGRFEGANLVAENVQVFHRGTNKIIVNPQQSITGEIRSTGDVISVNRPSIVEVETFFTGKLIFQ, from the coding sequence ATGAATCTTAATGTAAGTTTAAAAAAACAGAATGTTGGACTTGACATGTCGAAGTCTTTTTTAAAATATATAGTAGTAAGATGTATAGGGATATGGGTTGTATTATTTTTATTTGGTTGTGATTCTGAAAATGCTTCAGATTGTTTTCAAAGAACAGGAACAATAGTTAGAAAAGAAATTGAAGTTACTGATTTTACACGTATTTTGGTAAATCCAAATATAGAACTAATCGTAAAAGAAGGTGCTATTACTTCAGTAATTATTGAAACGGGAGATAATTTGCTAAACGAAGTTTCGGCAATAGTCGAAGATGATCGACTGGTGCTTAGTAATACTAATGATTGTGCATTTTTTAGAGATTTTAATCAAACTAAGATTTTTGTTACTGCTCCTAATATTACAGAAATAAGGAGTGGAACACAATTCGATATCTCATCCGATGGGGTATTAAACTATACTTCATTAACATTATTATCTGAAGATTTTGGTGAAAATACCGAAACTACAACAGGAACATTCAATTTGAGTGTAGATTGTGAATCTATTAATGTTGTAGGAAATAATATTGCTTCATTTTTTATAACTGGAACAGTACAGACATTAGATGTCAATTTTGCTTCCGGAACCGGAAGATTTGAAGGAGCTAATTTAGTAGCAGAGAATGTTCAGGTTTTTCATAGAGGGACCAATAAAATTATAGTAAATCCTCAACAATCAATTACAGGAGAGATACGAAGTACAGGAGATGTAATTTCGGTGAACAGACCTTCAATTGTTGAAGTAGAAACATTTTTTACGGGAAAACTTATATTTCAATAG
- the metH gene encoding methionine synthase encodes MSTKEKRKYLKLSGLEPMIVSAETNFINVGERTNVAGSRKFLRLVKEEKFDEALDIARHQVEGGAQVIDINMDDGLIDGKDAMVRFLNLIMAEPDIARVPIMIDSSKWEIIEAGLQVVQGKCVVNSISLKEGEEEFISHAKAIKRYGAAVIIMAFDEVGQADNYERRIEISKRSYDILVNRLSFPPEDIIFDLNIFPVATGMEEHRKNAIDFIEATRWVRENLPHSSVSGGVSNVSFSFRGNNTVREAMHSVFLYHAIKAGMNMGIVNPAMLEVYDDIPKDLLEHVEDVILDRRDDATERLLDFAETVKGTSKERVVDLSWREEPLQDRITRALVKGIDQYIVEDVEEARQIADKPIEVIEGNLMTGMNVVGDLFGSGKMFLPQVVKSARVMKKAVAYLLPFIEEEKKKNALSGGVVKENDSNGRILMATVKGDVHDIGKNIVSVVLGCNNYEIVDLGVMVPPDKIIQTAIDEQVDIIGLSGLITPSLDEMVHLAKEMERKNFNIPLLIGGATTSKAHTAVKIDPQYKNAVVHVNDASRAVTVVGDLLNKRSNQKYVGNLKEDYEKFRDGFLKRTKQKEYLSIKEARKNKYVIDWQTSEIVTPNKLGVKVIEDFDLKKLEPYIDWSPFFRSWDLHGKYPAILTDTVVGEQATSLFKDARELLQRVFDEKLLGAKAVYGLFEANMVDDDDIEVSSEQGVFKFRTLRQQLKKHAGKPNFALSDFVAPKESGIQDYMGCFCVTTGFGTKELAEAFEADHDDYNSIMIKALADRLAEAFAEYLHKKVRIEDWGYANDESLTNEELIKEAYKGIRPAPGYPACPDHLEKITIWELLRVKEQIGVELTESLAMWPAASVSGYYFANPEARYFGLGKMKEDQVKDFAKRKNIDFEYAKKWLSPNIVD; translated from the coding sequence ATGAGTACTAAGGAAAAAAGAAAATATCTTAAACTCTCTGGTCTGGAGCCAATGATTGTTTCTGCTGAAACGAATTTTATTAACGTTGGAGAACGAACTAATGTAGCAGGGTCACGCAAGTTTTTACGTTTAGTCAAGGAAGAAAAATTTGATGAAGCTTTAGATATAGCAAGGCATCAGGTAGAAGGAGGAGCACAGGTCATTGATATCAATATGGATGATGGCTTAATCGATGGTAAGGATGCAATGGTAAGATTTCTTAATCTTATAATGGCAGAACCAGATATTGCCCGAGTACCCATTATGATAGATAGCTCTAAATGGGAAATCATCGAAGCTGGATTGCAAGTAGTGCAAGGAAAATGTGTGGTAAATTCTATAAGCCTTAAAGAAGGTGAAGAAGAGTTTATATCACATGCAAAAGCCATAAAAAGATATGGTGCTGCTGTAATTATAATGGCATTTGATGAGGTAGGACAAGCAGATAATTATGAGCGTCGTATCGAAATCTCAAAACGATCTTATGATATATTGGTTAACAGACTGAGTTTTCCACCAGAAGATATCATATTTGATTTAAATATATTTCCGGTTGCAACCGGAATGGAAGAGCATCGTAAAAATGCCATCGATTTTATTGAAGCCACACGATGGGTAAGAGAAAATCTACCACATAGTAGTGTAAGTGGTGGTGTAAGTAATGTTTCATTTTCCTTTAGAGGAAATAATACAGTTCGCGAAGCTATGCATTCCGTTTTTTTGTATCATGCAATTAAGGCCGGAATGAATATGGGGATTGTAAATCCTGCAATGTTAGAGGTGTATGACGATATTCCTAAAGATCTTTTAGAACATGTAGAAGATGTAATTCTGGATCGAAGAGATGACGCTACCGAACGACTATTGGATTTTGCAGAAACGGTTAAAGGAACCAGTAAAGAGAGGGTGGTTGATCTTTCCTGGAGAGAAGAACCATTACAGGATAGAATTACAAGAGCCCTTGTGAAAGGGATTGATCAATATATAGTAGAAGATGTAGAAGAAGCAAGGCAAATAGCAGATAAACCCATAGAAGTTATAGAAGGAAATCTGATGACAGGAATGAATGTTGTTGGTGATCTTTTTGGATCTGGTAAAATGTTTTTACCTCAGGTAGTCAAATCCGCCAGAGTAATGAAAAAAGCAGTAGCGTATTTACTTCCATTTATTGAAGAAGAAAAGAAAAAGAATGCACTTTCTGGGGGTGTCGTAAAAGAAAATGATTCTAATGGCCGCATTTTAATGGCAACGGTAAAAGGTGATGTGCATGATATTGGTAAAAATATTGTTTCGGTAGTATTAGGATGTAATAATTATGAAATTGTAGACCTTGGTGTAATGGTTCCTCCTGATAAAATTATTCAGACGGCAATCGATGAACAAGTAGATATCATTGGATTAAGTGGCTTGATAACTCCATCTCTAGATGAAATGGTTCATCTAGCTAAAGAAATGGAACGTAAGAATTTCAATATTCCTTTATTGATTGGTGGGGCAACTACATCAAAAGCTCATACCGCAGTTAAGATCGATCCACAATATAAAAATGCAGTAGTGCACGTTAATGACGCATCAAGAGCGGTAACAGTTGTTGGTGATTTACTGAATAAAAGAAGCAACCAAAAATATGTAGGTAATCTTAAAGAAGATTATGAAAAATTTAGAGATGGATTTCTAAAGAGAACAAAACAAAAAGAATATCTGAGTATCAAGGAAGCCAGAAAAAATAAATATGTAATTGATTGGCAAACCTCCGAAATTGTAACACCAAACAAACTAGGAGTTAAGGTTATAGAAGATTTTGATTTGAAAAAACTAGAACCTTATATCGATTGGTCTCCGTTTTTTAGATCCTGGGACTTACATGGTAAATACCCTGCTATTTTAACTGATACCGTGGTTGGAGAACAAGCTACATCTTTATTTAAAGATGCGCGAGAATTATTGCAAAGAGTGTTTGATGAAAAATTATTAGGAGCAAAAGCCGTATATGGATTGTTCGAGGCTAATATGGTAGATGATGATGATATTGAGGTGTCTTCAGAACAAGGAGTTTTTAAATTCAGAACACTACGTCAACAATTAAAAAAACATGCAGGAAAACCCAATTTTGCGTTGTCTGATTTTGTAGCACCAAAAGAAAGCGGAATTCAAGATTATATGGGATGTTTTTGTGTAACAACAGGTTTTGGAACGAAGGAACTTGCAGAAGCTTTTGAAGCTGATCACGATGACTATAATTCTATTATGATTAAGGCATTAGCAGATCGTTTAGCCGAAGCTTTTGCAGAATATTTACATAAAAAAGTACGTATAGAAGATTGGGGATATGCTAATGATGAATCATTAACCAATGAAGAATTAATAAAAGAAGCCTATAAAGGTATTCGACCCGCACCTGGATATCCAGCTTGCCCGGATCATCTCGAAAAGATAACAATTTGGGAATTACTTCGTGTTAAAGAACAAATCGGAGTAGAATTAACCGAAAGCCTGGCTATGTGGCCGGCAGCATCTGTATCTGGATATTATTTTGCTAATCCCGAAGCTCGATATTTTGGATTAGGAAAAATGAAAGAAGATCAGGTAAAAGATTTTGCAAAACGAAAGAATATAGATTTTGAGTATGCAAAGAAATGGTTGAGTCCCAATATAGTGGACTAA
- a CDS encoding DinB family protein, with the protein MSIKDSIRKYDEVFEGEPWFGTSILKSLEHIPALFWNEKPKKVSHSISELVYHLIDWRGFVIEKLKENRAFDIDLNSEKDWRKNVSIRNEKEKKKTLEELVETQNIICELLLTKPDSWLNEQVAGRQYRNGYMVNGVIQHDIYHLGQINMVYSQLK; encoded by the coding sequence ATGAGTATAAAAGATAGCATTAGAAAGTATGATGAGGTTTTTGAAGGAGAGCCATGGTTTGGTACTTCTATATTAAAATCATTAGAGCATATTCCTGCACTTTTTTGGAATGAAAAGCCGAAAAAAGTGTCGCACTCTATATCAGAACTAGTATATCATCTTATAGATTGGAGAGGGTTTGTTATCGAAAAACTAAAAGAAAATAGAGCTTTTGATATTGATTTAAACTCTGAAAAGGATTGGAGAAAAAATGTTTCAATACGAAATGAAAAAGAAAAGAAAAAAACTCTTGAAGAATTAGTCGAAACTCAAAATATAATATGCGAATTGCTATTAACAAAACCAGATTCATGGCTGAATGAACAAGTAGCTGGCCGTCAATATCGAAATGGATACATGGTAAATGGAGTGATACAGCATGATATATATCATTTGGGACAAATCAATATGGTATATAGTCAATTAAAATAA
- the metF gene encoding methylenetetrahydrofolate reductase [NAD(P)H], whose amino-acid sequence MKVTDHIKKAKEKTLFSFELIPPQKGRSIQELYDNIDPLMEFNPPFIDVTTSREEFIYIDREGLLDKKLTRMRPGTVGICASITHKYNVDTIPHVLCGGFTKEETEYLLVDCHYLGIENVMALRGDAMKEEKYFTPTKGGHSYANELVEQILNMNKGKFLHEVIETDNKSDFCIGVAGYPEKHMEAPSVDSDIRRLKDKVDAGADYVVTQMFFDNKRYFDFVKRAREAGIKVPIIPGIKPVAVKRHLQLLPQVFKLDMPDELVRAVEKCKTNKEVREVGIEFAIQQSKELMEFGVPVLHYYSMGKSDNIRKIAEGVF is encoded by the coding sequence ATGAAAGTAACAGATCACATAAAAAAAGCTAAAGAAAAAACATTATTTTCTTTTGAATTAATACCGCCTCAAAAAGGGAGAAGCATACAAGAATTATATGATAATATTGACCCATTAATGGAGTTTAATCCTCCTTTTATTGATGTGACTACGTCTCGGGAGGAATTTATTTATATAGATAGAGAAGGGTTGTTAGATAAAAAACTAACCCGTATGCGACCAGGTACTGTAGGTATTTGTGCTTCGATTACTCATAAATACAATGTAGATACAATCCCTCATGTGTTATGCGGTGGGTTTACCAAAGAAGAAACAGAATATTTATTGGTAGATTGTCACTATTTGGGTATTGAAAATGTAATGGCTTTACGTGGTGATGCAATGAAGGAAGAAAAATATTTTACCCCTACCAAAGGAGGGCATAGTTATGCTAATGAGCTGGTAGAGCAGATATTGAATATGAATAAAGGAAAATTTCTTCATGAAGTGATTGAAACAGATAACAAATCCGATTTTTGTATTGGAGTTGCCGGCTACCCAGAAAAACATATGGAAGCTCCTTCTGTAGATTCTGATATCAGAAGATTAAAAGACAAAGTAGATGCAGGAGCAGATTATGTAGTGACCCAAATGTTTTTTGATAACAAAAGATATTTTGATTTCGTGAAAAGAGCTAGAGAAGCAGGAATTAAAGTGCCTATAATCCCTGGGATTAAACCCGTAGCAGTAAAAAGACATTTACAATTATTACCTCAGGTTTTTAAACTGGATATGCCAGATGAATTGGTGAGAGCAGTAGAGAAATGTAAAACAAATAAGGAAGTCAGAGAGGTAGGAATTGAGTTTGCAATACAACAATCTAAAGAACTGATGGAGTTTGGAGTTCCTGTATTGCATTATTATTCAATGGGTAAATCTGATAATATTAGAAAGATTGCCGAGGGAGTCTTTTAA
- a CDS encoding acyloxyacyl hydrolase: protein MIKRIYLLIFIVHFGTYAQTESKIHYTLDVNNFYGTILKHNPDISHLITGHPSGVILSFQRKTFGDKKWQRLYNYPDYGVSFLYQDMDNEFLGKHLGLFVHYNFYFLKRYLNLRIGQGIGYSTNPYDEDDNYRNVAHGTHLSSGTYFLLQAKKENLIKGFGLQAGLGVVHYSNGNSKAPNKSTNTLFLNAGITYTLDQETPEYIEKEEGALKGGEPIGYGFIFRSGVNESDVVGSGRFPFYTFGGFVDKRLNKKSAIQLGAEVFFSKTLERYIDFRAAGGFNDGTTGDEDAKRVGMFLGHELRVNRISVLTQVGYYVYYPYDFEGQTYLRAGVQYYFTKNIFGSLTVRSHAAKAEAMEFSIGYRL, encoded by the coding sequence ATGATAAAAAGGATTTATTTACTCATCTTTATCGTTCATTTTGGTACGTACGCTCAGACAGAATCTAAAATACATTATACACTGGATGTCAATAACTTTTATGGCACCATACTAAAACATAATCCCGATATTTCGCATTTAATTACGGGTCATCCATCTGGTGTGATTCTTTCCTTTCAGCGCAAAACATTTGGAGATAAAAAATGGCAACGATTATATAATTATCCTGATTATGGCGTTTCTTTTTTATATCAAGATATGGATAATGAGTTTTTGGGAAAGCATTTAGGTCTGTTTGTCCATTATAATTTTTATTTCTTAAAACGGTATCTAAACCTTAGAATAGGCCAAGGAATTGGGTATAGCACAAACCCTTATGATGAAGATGATAATTATAGAAATGTAGCTCATGGTACACATTTATCCAGCGGAACTTATTTTTTATTACAAGCTAAAAAGGAGAACCTTATTAAGGGTTTTGGGTTACAAGCAGGTTTAGGAGTTGTCCATTATTCTAATGGAAATTCTAAGGCGCCAAATAAAAGTACTAATACATTGTTCTTAAATGCAGGAATAACCTACACATTAGATCAGGAAACCCCAGAATACATAGAGAAGGAAGAAGGAGCTCTTAAAGGAGGAGAACCAATAGGTTATGGTTTTATTTTTAGAAGTGGAGTTAATGAAAGTGATGTAGTAGGATCGGGAAGATTTCCTTTTTATACGTTTGGAGGTTTTGTAGATAAGAGATTAAATAAAAAAAGTGCCATTCAGTTAGGAGCAGAAGTGTTTTTTTCTAAAACCTTGGAGCGTTATATAGATTTTAGAGCAGCAGGAGGGTTTAATGATGGAACTACAGGGGATGAAGATGCTAAACGAGTAGGAATGTTCCTGGGGCACGAATTAAGAGTAAATAGAATTTCTGTACTTACACAGGTAGGGTATTATGTGTATTATCCTTATGATTTTGAAGGACAAACGTATCTTAGAGCAGGAGTTCAATATTATTTTACTAAAAACATATTTGGTTCGCTAACTGTTAGATCTCATGCTGCCAAAGCTGAGGCTATGGAGTTTTCGATAGGGTATAGATTATAA